tatgtttcattttaaactacatataggggaacaaatatttaacacgtttcaatttataagaactaaaatttatgaatttttaaatttattggataTGTGGGTTTATGCTATCAAGTAAACCTATGGTTTAAAAtgatcttatgaacatttgtcattttttgtagctaatttgttaattaagagaagaaaataaaatttgttgttgataatcttttaaagactttttgacttaattgtataaaaaataaaaataaaaaacccagcGTATAGCGCGGGCTCTAATTAAGCTagtttattatataataaactAAAAGTAAAAGAGTCAAGACTTTAGGGTTAAActcataaaagtaaaagagtttttttttttttttttttttttactgaattgATAGTCAAAAACATATCATGATACTTGCAAATGAAGGTTCAATCTTATTTGATGCACACTACATATCTTGTAAGGAGCCTCATCAGCAAAGTTTCTTGCTGCTAGGGCCAATTAGGGGTGGGCGATAACCCACCCCATATGGAGCCGATCAACCCATAAATAACGAGCCGAACGGAGCCGAAAAATCGGATAGGAAACAATAGAAGTGCGAGCTGATTCCTAGGTCCAATTATTGAGTAAAGAAAgaacaacaaaagcaaaaaggtTTCCTCCAAACATCTTCATCAACCACGGCCAGAAATAAGTAATAGATGATCAGTGATGCCGTGGATCAGGTCCGCCAGGAGTATGTCGCTTCAGCTCACCAAAACCCCTTGCAGCTTGTCTTTCCATGCTAACCTTATTTAAGACTTCTTTTGTAATCTCCCTAAATGCAGCTCTGTCGTTCTGGTGTAAAGATGGAGTAAGAGAGCGAGTTTCGGAGCTTGAAAAGCCAACAATGGCAAGGAAAAGAAACAACCAGAATTTCATGCCAGCCATTGTTGAAGATGTCAAAGCTCTAGGCTTAACGAAAAGACTTGGTGTAGAGACTTAATGAAAAGATAgccggatatatatatatatatggacctCCACGGCCATTATTTTCTTACATTATAATTGAGTGAAGTAATCAAGATGAAAGAACTCATGATCTATAGGCCGACCACCATTGGCATTAGCTTTATAGGATGAATGAATGAGTTAAGAAATGCATTTGACATAGGAAGACCGAAGATTACTTACTTTATCCAGGTTCGAGTACTATAAGAGAATAAAAAGGACAttgttttatgaataaaatattggaaGACGGCTATTTTCGACCAAAAAGTGTGAATAAAGAACACATAAGACTAGTGGCAGTACATATTAAACAATGGTAAAGAAGGCAAAGTTGGCTTGAAGCAACAAGAGAGAAAAGTAGTTTTATTGCGATTTGTTTAATGGTTGAATATATGTAACCTAATTTGCCCTAATCATGGGTCTAATCATGGTAGGATATGGTTAGTGATGTAGACGGGAAAGCTAAGGAGTTCATAAAGAAGAGCTTTGCACCTGACGAGTCCTACTAAAAACACCATATCTAGAGTTACAAACCTCCGATTGGAGCAAGCTTGATGGCGTTAGAAAGCTAATTTAAATATCTAAAAGGTCATGTTTCATGAGGTTCAGCTAATTCTAAtttttactaggtcaaaacagGCCATAAGGAGAAGACTAGCAAGCTGGGTAGAATGGTTCGTGTGCAATCTCGTCCAAACGAGATTGCAGCCGAGGAGCAACCAGAGAGGCTCGTCCGAAACGTTTTGACGCGATTGCAGATGAGAGATCACTGGGATTCACAGAGAGGCTCATTCGTAACCCcatccggacgagattgcagacgcaCCTCACAGTTTTGTTGATTCCGACTTTATTTCGTATTAttattaagtttagggtttgggggcctatatgtgtgtgtgtgtgtgtgttttatagaccctagaatttagatttggattattattgagtttgttgaataagaatactcagagttgagttccttttgtgttttttccttaaaccttaGATAGCAtctattgttttaaaaagatttatttgattacttaatagtctcaagatctagaaatataTATCCGCTGCTTATTAATGTTCTTCGTTGCAGCCCACTAattcacgctgcatcagttagGTTATATACTGTGACGGGCATTGAATACAATAGTGAAATAAATAACCTTCAATCTAATTCATGTGTTGCCTAGCACCAAAATAATGAGAGAAATGTAAAAGTtcatagcaaaaaaaaaacagagaagaataaatgacaaaaaatgaTCCAGCAAAGGACTTGATCCTAGTAAAGTTGaattaataaattatgaaatatacCAACAAAAGCAATTTGAACCgaattcaatataattaatCAGTGAATGTTAAGTGTTTGCAAATCTAACGAcctatataattaatataattaattcaaGGGGAGAGTACATTTAATCTCCCGAAGGATTATAACTTTTGCGTTTTAGCCTCCAAAGTATAAAAAGTGACGATTGACCTCAACATACTTTCAAACTTTGGCAAGTTAATCCATCCGTTAACTTTTTCTGTTATTTTGGACAGGTCAATCATGAGCGTTGCACTACTTTTTAATCACCCGAACTCCTCAAAATGGCCCTAGAGGGTAAagtgttaataaaaaaaaaaataaattaaaaagtacttaaactaaaaataaaggattaaatacaatttttaaaaaataaataaatttgaggtGGTGGGAGTGGCTCAACCAACCCATGGCTAGGCCATTGGAGTGGTTTGACCACCACGAAATAGCCAAATAAGGGTAGCCTAGTGATGTAGATcagagagcctcgtctgcaagcTCGTCTGCAACCGTCCGGACAGGCCTAAACCCGAGAGCCTCATCTGAAATCCTCGTCTGGAGACCGTCTGGACGCCTATgttatttctcaatttttcacCTTTAATTTCAGTGACCATCCGAACGGCGTTATGTTCCATCCAGACGGCCATCGTAGAATTGCAATCcgactttatttcatattataattaggtttagggtttgagggCCTATagatacatgttttatagaccaaATAATGTAGCTTTTGTTTATGAatcagtttttatcaataagattactcatagttgagtttcttcattattttccttcaaaccctagagagtatctagcgtttagagaagatttctcaaatgtttgatcgtatcaagatctagaaatatatattcgttctttattgttgttcttctttgcagcccactaagtcacgttgCATCAGTTACTTTTCATGAATGGGGAAGGGTAACCGTTATGTAGACCCTAATACGATGTGTACGTGTCCACAGAAGCAGcatgtaaggagcaaccggcgattcgttTGTGGCACATGGAGGAAAGGTTTGGTGGTATAGCCGTGCAGAAGAGGGAGCGGGTGCACGCACAACACGAAGTCCCTATCAATCACTTTGCTGACATGAGTGGTCCGAATGGTTGTCGTCATTAACTGATAAGCATTTTAAGCCTAGATTAAGACCTCctacaatttcaaagaaattgtatattttcaaattacagaATTTAGGCCATATTTTCACATCGAAAAGCTTGGAAAGTGCTATGTACTAAAAATGTGACTCATTGAGTATAATTTTATCAAGTTCACTCTTTATGTTATAATAAAGCTTTCAACAAAAAGATGTCTTTTAGTTCTCTaagaaaaagcatttttgaaaagtgaagaaaaaacttTTTCCTCAGAAAAATCTTTCTAACTGTCTCGATAACATGCTACAATTTTAATAAGCAACATTTTCAAACGTTTTGATGTAAGGATATAACctaaattctttaatttaagaatttataatttttttttgaaattataggaGATCCCGATCCTTTTTGCAtccaaattttttgttattttttaacaCTTCACCGCCCCCACCCAAAAGGCATTTTAAAACTTTATCTCCTCACGCACGTGACTGACATTTTCGTTTAAAGTTTTTAACTTTAAAGGCTAAAATGCAAAACTTGTGACACTTTACAGGAGAGAGCAGGGGAGTTGAAGTTATTTTCCccttaattcaaataaaagtGCCATTCAAGAAAGTGATTATGAATTACAATGATTAACAAATCTACTTCAACTTAACATTTTTAATCATCCATGCGGCCAGCAATGTTCAAAGATGTTTCCATGTAACCACGACAAGTAAAAAAGTGATTATGGGTGCCATACAAATTACAATGATGATCAGTAGCAATGATCTATATACAACATTTTATTCAGGCAATAGTGGTAATCTGTCCACGCTGCAAACTGAACCATTTGTGTCACCATTGGCACTGACAAAGTCATCAAATCCTCCATCATCACTCTGAGTCTCACTGGCTTTCCCATCTTCTTCACCCATCCTGGTATGGAAGGGAAGGATTCGGAGATGTATATCTGAATCTGAACCAATTCTCTCTGCTTCTAGTTGGTACTTTCGAATAAGGTCCATCTGAAGAACCATAATATTTGATGGCCTCGGGAGTAGCTCCACCGGTTCTCCTTTTCGGATGACTATCTGCTCAATGGCTATTCTTGCCTCCTATAAGATGAACAACTGCTTAATTGAGCAACAATGGCATCCAAATCTTATGAACTAGCTCACCCAAATCTATACATGAAAGAGCAACTGTAGGTCGTGTACATGCATTTGTTATATTTATGCGTAACAAAGGGTTGGCTCGAGTGATAAGTCACTTGGCTCTAATGTCTCATGAAGCATCAGATCTAAGGTTCGACCCTTCTTGAGTGTAAACAATTCCTAGAGATTATGCTCGCAGGCAAAAGCCCAAGCTTTACCCAACTTGTGTGAAGGAGACTCTTTGCACAGTTTTCTGGATATCTAGTCGGGGTGAAGACCCGGATACCcggttattaaaaaaaataagtacaCTAAAAGATACTTTATTACCTCTAAGGCATCAAGCTTCTCCGAAGATTTCATCTCATCAGCTGGTTCAAATCCCTTCAAACCATCTTTCAGATCACTCATTAATGCCCGTATGGCCTTTGTTATTTGAACCAACGAGCTTGTCTAGAAAAAGTAGAGAACTTCATGGTCAAAAGTTTGATGACAAAGGGTTAGAGATGAAGCTAAGAAAGCAACTGTAATTAAGTACCTTAGTCACGTAAATGGGTATGTCATGAGATTTTGCAGCAGCTTGAATCCGGGAATTCTTCTTAAGCTTGGATTGCAAGGCAAGTAGTGCATCTGCCTCGCTGATATTATCAGTTAACCAAATGGCAGCATCATTCATTCTCAACTGTTTAATCACTTGAATCACAGTTGCCTCCAGGATCTAGAATCACTGCTAATTGTATGAGTTCCATATTGGATAGTTTCTCATTATACAGTACTACCGCTAGTTCTAACAACCACTTGCTGATATTTCATTGATATTAAGCATTTTCTTAAGTAATTGAAGGAAGAACTGTTGTGCCAGCATCCCTCTATGATTTACATATCTAATTTGTCGCACAAACACGCATGAACATATGCACAAATGTAAATGGATCAAATTGTGAACACATGCTGCGAACAACAGGTCAACTCACACATGTACGTCTAAGTATACATGAACACACAGATATACACAAACACATACGTATTCAAGAGTGGGAGTCGAGAGGAGAGAGATAGGGGTGTTCATGTTGCCAATGAAACTAACTAGATTGGTTGGTTTTTGTCAGAAAGTATTGTAATAAAAGGGAAAAGAGTATTTTGTCTTTGCTgtaattttttccttatatataattaaatattgagaGGGCCACAGCATGGTAGCAAAGCAAggttctagatttttttttttttttttgctctgtCAATGCTACAACAACACTGGTAGGGTGGCCCATGTCCGTTATTGAAGGTGGATGGTGCCGTCATATCTGTGGTAGTTGGGATGTTGTCGATGCCAGAGTCATCGTGATCCCTGCCGTCTGTGGTAATGTGTTTGACAATAGAACCACATTGTGGCTGCTGTGGTAGACATTTTGCCCTGAGTAACTCAAATTGAGCTTAAGCTAGGCTAAACTCGGTTGAAGTAATGCCTCGCTCAAACATTGTAAGCTAATTTGGCAATTTTTATAAGTGATCCTAACAATGTCTCAAATTTTCCAAGCTTGTTCATGGCATTTGCTTTATTTATTGAAGGCAAAATACCTTCAAAAGAAATTGATCAAGATTATAAGCATGGTCTCTAGCTAAGAGAACATAGTTCAAAACATATTGTTGGTGAAGTGAACATACTTTTTCCAAACGCTCATTCTTTATATTGTGCTGAGCTAGTGTAAAGGAGCAACAGACACAGTTGGTCTAGGCTGAGCTTGAACAAGCATTTTCAGCTATGGGCTGAGCCTAACCAGATGCCAGCATTCTCAGCCCTACCCAATTGATGCCATTGCTGTGGAAATTGGTCTGAAAAAAGTCCAGAAGTGGCTGATTGAGTGGTTGAGGGAAGGTGTAAAGCACGATGAGAAACATATGGCATTCTTGAAGGGCATGGAAGAGGATACTCGTCGGGCAAATAAGATTGCAGGCCCCCGGATGGCGATGAGGCATTGGCGTTGATGCAGAAGGTGTTACCAAATTTAATGGTTGGGCAGCCTAGGACTAAGGGCAAGAGAGAGcttttaaatttagaaagctcCATTAACTACGGTATAACAAACGGGCCTTCTCGGGGAAGGAAGGGCAAGACTATTATGTAGTAGCGCTCAGGGTGGGTTATTGTTTGCTCTTCTTTTTTGGGGCACTTTGTTTGCTCGGGTGGGAGGGagtttttttaatgtgtttgcTCCTGTTTCTTTGGGGGCCCTTTTGTGGGAGCTCCTCATGAGCATAGGattgttttgggttttaggtTTCAGGTTTCTTTAGGCTTATATTGGGCCTTATTGCGGGTTTTTCTGGATTGCCCTATGTATACATTTTGTGTACTTGTGGCACAttgcgctttttgatatatagaacattacttatcaaaaaaaaaaaaaggttacctTTCCAAATAACATCAGAACTGAATAATTTAGacattaattgaaaattaactCTTCATACAAAAGACAGCATTAGTTGCAAGGTGATGTCTTACCCCATAAACAAATAGGCGAATGGACACTGTTTCTTCCCAATGATCCTCTCCCACATTTGCAGGGACTTCAGAAGTAAAAGCATCATGGACAGTTCTTCCATTGGTCATCTCTGGGGCATCTTCAAACATAATCTCATTTTTCTTGTCAGAGGAAGTGTGAATAAAAGGTTCCTTTTCCGTTGTTTCTGTAATTTCATGATAATTCATCCTGCGAACTTCAACATTTGGAATACGACCTTCACCAATAAGAGTAATAACAACTCAAACAATAAGAGCAGTTACCAATGTCATATCTTAATTTTAGGTATCAAGTTATGAAGTATGAGGATGGAAAATAACACATTAAGTACTTtcctttaaagaaaaaaataactcaCACCTGAGAGAATTGCATCCACTGTTGTCTCTAGGCTACGATGAACTCGCAATTCAGTCTTTGAAACTATCTCCACCCCACAGCTAAATGTTGCAGGTCCTTTCCTCTCCAAAACTGTCTTCTGGACACCCCTTCGACTTGCCTCTTCATCCCCTAGTGTCACACTCTAAAAAATGGTTGCATTAATATTACCAACTAGAATATACGCACATCATCGTTTTCCTAGGTCCAAATCCACATAACCGAGCAAGATGATTGATATATTGTGTATTtgtttatttctctctctctctctcttgtggggggggagagagagaatcacATAAAAGTAGCAAGATGGATGGGATGGCTATTGCTGCCTCTACCACTTTCTCTTGCACAATGTGCAAATGAGTAATTGAAAATCAAGCTGGAAAATAACAATCAAGaagcaaaaactaaaaatgaatgtaaaggagaaaagaagaaatatatttaaatgaaaaaactAGAGTAAACTACCGGagagcaaagaaagaaagaggagttTGGGGGAAAGATTCTCTACTTCTTGAGGCGGTGGAATCTTTTAATGCTCCGCTGGTACAATACCAATCTAAACCTGTTGCGGGGTCTGTTGCTCAGATTTCATCGGAGGTTGCACCTATTGCAGCTCTAGAGAAGCCTGCTTCTAAGAATTCAAATCCGATGAGGGGAATTCCACAATGAGGGTTTCTTAACACAAGTCCGAAAAAGAATGGGGATTCTCAGTCCTCGTCGTCTCCAATTATTAAGGATGTTGGAGTTGTGGGGGACCACTCCTCAGTTTTGGATGATGCATTTAGGTTTGGGTGGGTTCAAGAAGACAATGATTAGGATGGGGATTTGTCCCCCGATCCCCTTGATTGGGTGTTGGATTGCAATGAAGAGGAGGATCCGATTTCAGCGTTGTTGGTTGACACGCAAGAGGATTTTCTACGGGAAATACAGTTCGCGCGGCCGAAGACTAAGGGAAAGAGGAAGCTGTTGAATTTAGAAAGCTCCATTAACTATGGCATTGCTATCACGTCCGCTCGGAGAAGGAAGGGCAAGACTATGGTGTCGTAACGCTCCGTGTGGGTTTTGAGGGCTGTTGGGTGATTCTGTAGGATAGTTCTATGGGTTAGCCTTGGATGCCTTGggtcgtttttcttttttttgttaggtgTTTTCGTTTGTATACTTCCAATGTAcgtaggggcgccttacgcttttaataaaacttgaatattaagtattaaaaaaaaaaaaaaaaaaaaaaaaaacctatgatATTCTACagagttaaatataatataagaataaaaCACTCGAAATTCAAATTTACTTTGAGGTATTATGCTATTGTGTTTTACATGAGTAGTGTCTAGGTATCAGATGGGAagtttacttcttttcaatttatttctatattttaGGAGCTTCACTCTCAAAATTCTGCATAATAAATCTCCTTTGGTAACATATTTTAGCATAACTTTGAAAACCCTTGTGACTGGTCAGCTTGCATGTGTTTCTTCTTGAAACCTAACTAGGTGATATTTATCAGTATGTATTTATATTTGCGATATCTTGAGATGgttgttaaattactacttattacgaaaacttaagcttatgaaaggcttaatttttattatttaattaatattctagcactgcccctcacgtgtgagctcaacTCCCTCTTAATAAGTGAAGCTcaacaagtgaaatatttaattgaaatgagaagtGAATTATAAAGACCGGTTCAAATTCAGAACCTCTACTCTTATATCAagttaaatcatcaattatctcaaaaacttcaatttataagaaatgaaaaattttattaattaattgaattcactattttctatcagcttaaacttttgggataattggtgaTTTGATAGTAGttattatcttcttcttctttttctcacaAGGAGACCTcccaataatttatatataaggATTCTATtcctaaaacttttattttttttgataaataatgtatattcaaacaagcagaggggcgcaacccatgcaCACAAGGAATATACAAGAGACCCCTAATCCAAAGAGCAAGAAGTGCATAAATCtagaaattcagaaaaaatagaaatagtTGGAGTAGGCCAAGCCACTCTCCATGAAAACAGCGTTTGTAACACCAACTTCTTCAAATGGATCAATCCTCTCTCGCAGTCATCAAAACTTCGAGCATTCCGCTCTCTCCAAATATGCCACATCAGACACAATAGAACTAGCCTCCATATGTGCAACATAAGATGATTGCCCAGCTAtcctctccaacttcccaagcaCTCGCTCACCCTGCGAGGCATAACCCAAGCAACCCCAAATAGTTGATGAATTACGCTCCATATCTCTGTTGCCACCTCACAATGTAGGAATAAATGGTCGATCGACTCTCCACCAtgcttacacatacaacaccattcaaTCACCATAATATTCTTTTTGCGTAAATTATccaatgttaatatttttcccaaagccgccgtccacacaaagaaagccactctcagTGGTGCCTTaactttccaaatactcttccaaggaaaactATATTGCACCAAAGTAAACAACATCTGATTGTACGACTTCACATCTAATTCTATTCGTAAAACTTTATGAACACAACCTTCTTTTTGTAGGTATTATTCAAATGCGAGACCTTTTCACTGTTGATTAGGAAACTTTCCTAATACCTGACCAGACTTAGTTCTTGCTTGTATTGTCATTATTCTcagatttaatttttcattatttctgtAATATGCATTAATTATGTTACCACAGTAATTTGTAttaggttttctttctttctattttattcaacttggtatcaaagcattagAATACTACCACATAGGAGTATTAGAATTCAATTTGTACTCAGCACCCTATATCTAACTTTGTCTCCTATCAGGCCGTGTCAGCATATTTCACCCTTGTATTGTTCCTTTGTATCCAAATTGTCTTCCGTGTCTACTCCTCAAAATTTACATTAAGCAATTAGTGATCCAAAGTGGAGGGAAGTAAGGCATGAAGAGATGAGAGCTCTTCACAAAAATAACACATGGAAGCTAGTCGAGTAAGGCTGTTGGATTCAAATGTGTATTTATAGTGAAGCATAAGGTTGATGGGCCAATGGTAAGATATAAGGCGAGATTGGCAGCAAAAGACTTTACTCAAACTTATGGTATAGACTAGGAGGAGACACTTGCCCCGCGGTAGCAAATATGAATTCTATTTGAGTCCTACTTTCTTTGGTAGCGAACTTAGATTGGCTACATTAGCAAGCGGATGTGAAGAATCCATTCCTCCATGGAGACCTAGAGGAAGAAGTATAAAGGGAATTTTATCCTGGTCCTCAATTCTCCTCAACTAAGGGTAAAGTGTGTAAATTAAAGAAAGTCCTATATGAACTGAAACAACCTCCAAGGGCTTGGATTGAGAGATTCTCCGGAGCTATGCAAATACTCATGAACCAGGGTTTAGTGATGGTAAAGATTGAT
This genomic interval from Corylus avellana chromosome ca3, CavTom2PMs-1.0 contains the following:
- the LOC132175492 gene encoding protein SEEDLING PLASTID DEVELOPMENT 1 isoform X1, producing the protein MPYYPVLRHHQLPVITLLALPKTQFKIPSFTHQFPPRLFVPHFLTKNPSGYPKCSLGSSSLNPPDGPSPEDDDFEVELGRLLALLPEEMRRRVVEHPELHQLIEVVMDLGRKPLARFPSGDFVLSDLPITAEDLEHATSQVGDFVIDNRAGISRTLHRISGIRNRKGAIIGLTCRVGRAISGSANLLRDLVQDGASLLLIGPPGVGKTTIIREIARMLANDYKKRVMIVDTSNEIGGDGDIPHAGIGNARRMQVPNSEVQHKVLIEAVENHMPQVIVIDEIGTKLEAMAASTIAQRGIQLVATAHGITIENLTMNPALEMLVGGIQSVTLGDEEASRRGVQKTVLERKGPATFSCGVEIVSKTELRVHRSLETTVDAILSGRIPNVEVRRMNYHEITETTEKEPFIHTSSDKKNEIMFEDAPEMTNGRTVHDAFTSEVPANVGEDHWEETVSIRLFVYGILEATVIQVIKQLRMNDAAIWLTDNISEADALLALQSKLKKNSRIQAAAKSHDIPIYVTKTSSLVQITKAIRALMSDLKDGLKGFEPADEMKSSEKLDALEEARIAIEQIVIRKGEPVELLPRPSNIMVLQMDLIRKYQLEAERIGSDSDIHLRILPFHTRMGEEDGKASETQSDDGGFDDFVSANGDTNGSVCSVDRLPLLPE
- the LOC132175492 gene encoding protein SEEDLING PLASTID DEVELOPMENT 1 isoform X2, yielding MLLLREIARMLANDYKKRVMIVDTSNEIGGDGDIPHAGIGNARRMQVPNSEVQHKVLIEAVENHMPQVIVIDEIGTKLEAMAASTIAQRGIQLVATAHGITIENLTMNPALEMLVGGIQSVTLGDEEASRRGVQKTVLERKGPATFSCGVEIVSKTELRVHRSLETTVDAILSGRIPNVEVRRMNYHEITETTEKEPFIHTSSDKKNEIMFEDAPEMTNGRTVHDAFTSEVPANVGEDHWEETVSIRLFVYGILEATVIQVIKQLRMNDAAIWLTDNISEADALLALQSKLKKNSRIQAAAKSHDIPIYVTKTSSLVQITKAIRALMSDLKDGLKGFEPADEMKSSEKLDALEEARIAIEQIVIRKGEPVELLPRPSNIMVLQMDLIRKYQLEAERIGSDSDIHLRILPFHTRMGEEDGKASETQSDDGGFDDFVSANGDTNGSVCSVDRLPLLPE